DNA sequence from the Halorussus limi genome:
TGGGAACTCGCGCGCCGCGGCGAGTTCGACGACGACGACACTGTCGTCCTTCTCAACACCGGCGCGGGCAACAAGGACGACGACGTCCTCCGCAGTCACCTGATGAGCAAGGGCGTTTAGCTACTGTTCGACGCTCACGGGGTCCTCGGCGATTATCCACGCGTCCGGCGACTCCTTCGACCGGAGTTCGAGGCTCCCCTCGTGGAAGTGAGCGGTGATACGTTCGCTCGTCTCGGACTCAGACATCCTGTCGGTCGCTACGCCGGACCCGGACATTACTATTCGGCGTCTACGAGGGAGTACAGCCGGTCTACGTGCGAATACGTCTCGACTACTCGGAGATAAGCCCGCCCGGACGCGAGAGAATCGGGCGCATGGGAAGTGGAACGTCCGGGCCGAAGGAACGGGGACCGTGAGCCGAGGAACGTAGAGATTGAGGGCTGCGAGGCCGAGGAACGTAGAGACCGAAGCACTGGAAAACCGGGGAACGCGGAGACCAGAAACCGGAGAAAACGGGGAACCGTCGTCAGTAGAAGTACACTTCGAACTCGTCGCCGCAACTGCTACAGTCCGTCGTCGTTCCGGTGAGGCGGTCGGCGTCCCGAAACTGGGGGTCGGAGTCGCCGCCGTCCGCGACCAACTCGACGGCCCCGTCGTCGCAGTTCGGACACTCGATACTCGTTGCTGCTCGCGACATATCCCCTCCGACGTGTCCCGGTTAGTTAGTTATAAACCGTCTAAACGGCCCGTGAACCGAGCGTTGGTCTCGCGCTAACGCACGGTAGCCTCGGGGTACGGCCGGCGCGAGACGCCGTTTTCGGTGCCTGTCGGCCGACACGGACTCCGTAATCGCGAGGGCGACATCGTCCCCGAACCGAGTTTCGCGCGCGGGATTCGACTCGCCGCCGACGCGTACGGGGCCCGCCTGAGACAAATATAAGTTTTAGACGAATCTAATCGGTGTAAGTGATGTTGAGCGACGTGATGGAAGACTACCTCAAAGCGATATACGCCCTCCAGCAGGACGAGGAGGGTCCCGTCGCCACCTCCGCCATCGCCGAGTATCTGGACGTGACGCCCCCGACCGTGACCAGCATGGTCGAGAAACTCGAAGAGAGAGGGCTGGTCGAGCGCGAGAAGTACAAGGGGGTCGAACTCTCCGCCGAGGGCGAGACCGTGGCGCTCGAAGTGCTGCGCCACCACCGCCTGCTCGAATCCTACCTGACCGAACACCTCGACTACTCGTGGAGCGAAGTCCACGAGGAGGCCGACACGCTCGAACACCACATCAGCGAGGAGTTCGAACAGCGCGTCGCCGAGGCGCTGGGCGACCCCGAGGTGGACCCCCACGGCGACCCCATTCCGAGCGCCGACCTCACGCCGCCCGAGGCCGACGACACCGCCCCGCTCTCGGACCACGGCCCCGGCGACAGACTCGTCGTCGCGCGGGTGAGCGACCGCGACGAGGAGGAACTGCGCTACCTCGCGGACGCCGGCATCGCGCCCGAGACCGAACTCGTCGTCGTGGACGTGGCCCCGTTCGGGATGGTGACGGTCCGGTTCGACGCCGACGGCGACCGCGAGCAGAGTCTCCCCGAGAACGTCGCGCGCTCCATCCGGGTCCGGCCCGCGGACGGCAGCGGCGGGACCGAGAACGGCGACAACGGCGAAGGCGTCGAGGCCTGACGGAGAGACAGTTTTTTCTCGTCCGCGACGAACCTCCCTATCGAATGTCGAACGCCGTCGTCTCCGGACTCGCGGGCGTCGCCCTCGGCCTCTCGCTGGCGGCCCCACCGGGTCCGATGAACGCCATCATCGCCGAGGAGAGCGTCCTCCGCGGGTGGGGGTCGGGGTTGCGCGCGGGCCTCGGCGCGATGTCGGCCGACGCCTGCTTCTTCGTGCTGGCGCTGTTCGGCGTCGTCGCCGTGGTCCGCGACGTGCCGGTCGTCCAGCGGGTGCTGTTCGCCGTCGGCGGCCTCCTGATGCTCTACTTCGCCTACGGCGCGGCGAGCGACGCCAACGCCGCGTTCGGCGGCGACGCCGCGACCGACGGGCGCGGACTCGCGGAGGACGAGGAC
Encoded proteins:
- a CDS encoding metal-dependent transcriptional regulator, with the protein product MLSDVMEDYLKAIYALQQDEEGPVATSAIAEYLDVTPPTVTSMVEKLEERGLVEREKYKGVELSAEGETVALEVLRHHRLLESYLTEHLDYSWSEVHEEADTLEHHISEEFEQRVAEALGDPEVDPHGDPIPSADLTPPEADDTAPLSDHGPGDRLVVARVSDRDEEELRYLADAGIAPETELVVVDVAPFGMVTVRFDADGDREQSLPENVARSIRVRPADGSGGTENGDNGEGVEA
- a CDS encoding LysE family translocator, with the protein product MSNAVVSGLAGVALGLSLAAPPGPMNAIIAEESVLRGWGSGLRAGLGAMSADACFFVLALFGVVAVVRDVPVVQRVLFAVGGLLMLYFAYGAASDANAAFGGDAATDGRGLAEDEDSKGFRKAFVLALTNPYQILWWLTAGVGLLDPGTFAPDALGGLTVSTGSPIIVVGFFGGIALWITGFPAALVTVGRRVDAFAPVVAYLSAAVLALAGLSFLSKAAGVLA